A region from the Sandaracinus amylolyticus genome encodes:
- a CDS encoding phage tail protein: MADPFVAEVRMFGLNFAPRGWALCNGQIMAIAQNTALFSLLGTTYGGDGRSTFGLPNLQGAAAMGAGHGPGLTPRPLGAVGGSATVTLLTTEIPAHGHGVSFSRAESYEGHPGAGQPAMTQGGLALYAPPGASSPTTAMSPLALGVSGSSQPHNNLMPYLAITFCIALQGVFPPRP, from the coding sequence ATGGCAGATCCGTTCGTCGCCGAAGTGCGCATGTTCGGCCTCAATTTCGCGCCGCGCGGATGGGCGCTGTGCAACGGGCAGATCATGGCGATCGCCCAGAACACCGCGCTCTTCTCGCTGCTCGGCACGACGTACGGCGGCGACGGGCGCAGCACGTTCGGACTGCCGAACCTGCAGGGCGCCGCGGCCATGGGCGCGGGGCACGGGCCGGGGCTCACGCCGCGTCCCCTCGGCGCGGTGGGCGGCAGCGCGACCGTGACGCTCCTGACGACGGAGATTCCGGCGCACGGCCACGGCGTGTCGTTCTCTCGCGCGGAGAGCTACGAAGGCCATCCAGGCGCCGGTCAGCCCGCGATGACGCAGGGTGGGCTCGCGCTGTACGCGCCTCCCGGCGCATCGTCGCCGACGACCGCGATGAGCCCGCTGGCGCTGGGCGTGAGCGGTAGCTCGCAGCCGCACAACAACCTGATGCCGTACCTCGCGATCACGTTCTGCATCGCACTGCAGGGCGTCTTCCCGCCGCGTCCATGA
- a CDS encoding phage tail protein codes for MSEPYVGEIRLFAGNFAPVGWAICDGSLVSIAENELLFVVVGTTHGGDGVSTFALPDLRGRVPVHVGTGHVLGEGGGAETVTLTTSQIPAHTHALHASDANASTTSPTNAFLAAMPSAAVTAYGVDAPHVTSSPQVGVVGGSQPHDNMQPYVALNYIIALYGLYPSRP; via the coding sequence ATGTCGGAACCGTACGTCGGTGAGATCCGGCTCTTCGCCGGCAACTTCGCGCCCGTGGGATGGGCGATCTGCGACGGCAGCCTCGTGTCGATCGCGGAGAACGAGCTCCTCTTCGTGGTGGTCGGCACGACCCACGGCGGCGACGGCGTGAGCACGTTCGCGCTGCCCGATCTCCGCGGGCGCGTGCCCGTGCACGTCGGCACCGGGCACGTGCTCGGCGAGGGCGGCGGAGCCGAGACGGTCACGCTGACGACGAGCCAGATCCCCGCGCACACGCACGCGCTGCACGCGAGCGACGCGAACGCGAGCACCACGAGCCCGACGAACGCGTTCCTCGCCGCGATGCCGAGCGCCGCGGTCACGGCGTACGGTGTCGACGCACCCCACGTGACGTCGTCCCCACAGGTCGGCGTCGTCGGTGGCTCGCAGCCGCACGACAACATGCAGCCGTACGTCGCGCTGAATTACATCATCGCGCTCTACGGCCTCTACCCCTCACGTCCCTGA
- a CDS encoding phage tail protein: MAEPFLSEIRIMAFDYAPRGWAQCNGQILAINQNQALFSLLGTMYGGDGRTTFALPDLRGRVPVHVGPGFVQGQRGGEAAHTLTNHEIPAHTHALVARSEVATEIVPSAGATLATSRGQPAYSTSTSALVPMALGAITTTGSSQPHENRQPYRVLTFCIALQGIYPSRS, from the coding sequence ATGGCCGAGCCGTTCCTGTCCGAGATTCGGATCATGGCGTTCGACTACGCACCTCGCGGATGGGCGCAGTGCAACGGGCAGATCCTCGCGATCAACCAGAACCAGGCGCTCTTTTCGCTGCTCGGCACGATGTACGGCGGTGACGGGCGCACCACGTTCGCGCTGCCCGATCTGCGCGGGCGCGTCCCGGTGCACGTCGGGCCCGGGTTCGTGCAGGGGCAGCGCGGCGGCGAAGCGGCGCACACGCTGACGAACCACGAGATCCCCGCGCACACGCACGCGCTCGTCGCGCGCAGCGAGGTCGCGACGGAGATCGTGCCGAGCGCCGGCGCGACCCTCGCGACGAGCCGCGGACAGCCCGCGTACTCGACGTCGACGAGCGCGCTCGTGCCGATGGCGCTGGGCGCCATCACGACCACGGGCAGCTCGCAGCCGCACGAGAATCGACAGCCCTATCGCGTGCTGACGTTCTGCATCGCGCTGCAGGGCATCTATCCGAGCCGCAGCTGA